In Arcobacter ellisii, a genomic segment contains:
- a CDS encoding diguanylate cyclase produces the protein MMPTIEEIAVKSILSIEITKPLKEAIKRMASSNLRNIVVIENTPVNHKNFYLLTISDLINYKLDNIDEEILLKDLKLTKAKILKKDLNILNVLNEVETTDKYMVIVENDELIGILSYTDIINNIDPKILMKKQTIATLILQYKATTTYENTSTIQAIKMMKDNNSDSIIIINDDHKAIGIFTTKDFINLIHKNSNLHKPINLFMSNPVYTLNESATISEAIDFIRDKHFKRIVVTNDDEEIIGILTQKELLRIIYNKWIDFIKEEADKISKMNEELLSKTSILEEKASFDFLTKLYNRRKFNTFLEYEISKANRYKEEFLSLLLIDIDYFKNVNDFHGHLVGDNILQEVSKILTICSRDTDIVARWGGEEFILMLPQTNVEQAFLVAQKLRVTIEKHKFDEVKHITCSIGVTQFQRNEDKDTLFKRVDSALYKAKNAGRNRVEIE, from the coding sequence ATGATGCCAACAATTGAAGAAATTGCAGTTAAATCTATTTTATCAATAGAGATAACAAAACCTTTAAAAGAAGCCATAAAAAGAATGGCTTCTTCAAATCTTAGAAATATTGTTGTTATTGAAAACACTCCTGTTAATCACAAAAATTTTTATTTACTTACTATTTCTGATTTAATCAATTATAAACTAGATAATATTGATGAAGAGATTTTATTAAAAGATTTAAAACTTACAAAAGCAAAAATTCTAAAAAAAGATTTAAACATCTTAAATGTTTTAAATGAAGTAGAAACAACTGATAAATATATGGTTATTGTTGAAAATGATGAGTTAATTGGAATATTATCTTATACAGATATTATAAATAATATTGACCCAAAAATTTTGATGAAAAAACAGACCATTGCAACTTTGATTTTACAATACAAAGCAACAACAACTTATGAAAATACTTCAACAATTCAAGCAATAAAAATGATGAAAGATAATAATAGTGATTCTATTATTATAATAAATGATGACCATAAAGCTATTGGAATTTTTACAACAAAAGATTTTATAAATCTAATTCATAAAAATTCAAATTTACATAAACCTATAAATTTATTTATGAGTAATCCTGTTTATACTTTAAATGAAAGTGCAACTATTTCAGAAGCAATTGATTTTATAAGAGATAAACATTTCAAAAGAATTGTTGTTACAAATGATGATGAAGAGATAATTGGTATTCTAACTCAAAAAGAGCTTTTAAGAATCATATATAATAAATGGATTGATTTTATCAAAGAGGAAGCAGATAAAATCTCTAAAATGAATGAAGAGTTACTTTCAAAAACTTCAATTTTAGAGGAGAAAGCCTCTTTTGATTTTTTAACAAAACTTTATAATAGAAGAAAATTTAATACTTTTTTAGAATATGAAATATCAAAAGCAAATAGATATAAAGAGGAATTTTTATCTTTATTACTTATAGATATTGATTATTTTAAAAATGTAAATGACTTTCATGGACATTTAGTTGGAGATAATATTCTTCAAGAAGTTAGCAAAATATTAACTATTTGTTCAAGAGATACAGATATTGTTGCTCGTTGGGGAGGAGAAGAGTTTATTTTAATGCTTCCACAAACAAATGTAGAACAAGCTTTTTTAGTTGCTCAAAAATTAAGAGTTACTATAGAAAAACACAAATTTGATGAAGTAAAACATATAACTTGTTCAATTGGTGTTACACAATTTCAAAGAAATGAAGATAAAGACACTCTATTTAAAAGAGTAGATTCTGCTTTATATAAAGCTAAAAATGCAGGAAGAAATAGAGTTGAGATAGAGTAA
- the trpS gene encoding tryptophan--tRNA ligase, giving the protein MRILSGIQPSGTIHIGNYFGMIKKMIESQNEGELFAFLASYHALTSVKDKAALENNTYEAAINFLALGMDPEKSTFWVQHDVKEVLELYWILSNHTSMGLLERAHSYKDKTSRGIQANHGLFSYPVLMAADILLFDSNIVPVGKDQIQHVEMTRDIATSFNHAYGKEIFVLPESKVDEVVATVPGTDGAKMSKSYNNTIDMFTTPKQRKKQVMGIVTDSRELDEPKEWENCNIYSLCKLFMNEDELKDLQKRYATPGEGYGHFKLTLLEKIEEYFKPYEEKREYYLNNKKEVREILAYGASKAKKIASAKMEIIRDAVGLI; this is encoded by the coding sequence TTGAGAATTTTATCAGGTATTCAACCATCAGGAACAATACATATAGGAAACTATTTTGGTATGATAAAAAAGATGATAGAGTCACAAAATGAAGGTGAACTTTTCGCATTTTTAGCATCATATCATGCTTTAACATCAGTAAAAGATAAAGCAGCTTTAGAAAATAATACTTATGAAGCTGCGATTAACTTTTTAGCACTTGGAATGGACCCAGAAAAATCAACTTTTTGGGTTCAACACGATGTAAAAGAGGTTCTTGAATTATATTGGATACTATCAAATCATACTTCAATGGGACTATTAGAAAGAGCTCACTCTTATAAAGATAAAACTTCAAGAGGTATTCAAGCAAATCATGGACTATTTTCATATCCAGTTTTGATGGCAGCTGATATTTTACTTTTTGATTCAAATATTGTTCCTGTTGGAAAAGACCAAATTCAACATGTTGAAATGACAAGAGATATTGCAACTTCATTTAATCACGCTTATGGGAAAGAAATTTTTGTTTTACCTGAGTCAAAAGTTGATGAAGTAGTAGCAACAGTTCCAGGAACAGATGGAGCTAAAATGTCTAAATCATACAATAATACAATTGATATGTTTACAACACCAAAACAAAGAAAAAAACAAGTTATGGGAATAGTAACAGACTCAAGAGAATTAGATGAACCAAAAGAGTGGGAAAATTGTAATATTTACTCTTTATGTAAACTATTTATGAATGAAGATGAATTAAAAGATTTACAAAAAAGATATGCAACTCCAGGTGAAGGTTATGGGCATTTTAAACTTACTCTTTTAGAAAAAATTGAAGAGTATTTCAAACCTTATGAAGAAAAAAGAGAATATTATTTAAACAACAAAAAAGAAGTTAGAGAGATTTTAGCTTATGGAGCTTCAAAAGCGAAAAAAATTGCATCTGCTAAAATGGAAATTATTAGAGATGCAGTTGGTTTAATCTAA
- a CDS encoding NADH-quinone oxidoreductase subunit A → MSTELILASVIFVSIGLILSGVFVLTRFIGPKNENSEIKNSVYESGITNPVGNTNIRFSVKFYLVAISFLLFDVEIVFMFPWAVNVAELGYYGLVKMFIFMGLLFAGLIYIYKKKALSWD, encoded by the coding sequence ATGTCGACTGAATTAATATTGGCTTCTGTTATTTTTGTTTCTATAGGACTTATTCTTTCTGGTGTATTTGTTTTAACTAGATTTATAGGCCCTAAAAATGAAAATTCAGAAATAAAAAATAGTGTTTACGAAAGTGGTATTACGAATCCTGTTGGAAATACAAATATTAGATTTTCTGTGAAGTTTTATTTAGTTGCCATCTCCTTTTTATTATTTGATGTGGAAATTGTTTTTATGTTTCCATGGGCAGTAAATGTGGCTGAATTAGGATATTATGGTCTTGTTAAAATGTTTATATTTATGGGATTATTGTTTGCTGGATTAATTTATATCTATAAGAAAAAGGCGCTATCATGGGATTAG
- the hisG gene encoding ATP phosphoribosyltransferase, with protein sequence MLTIALPKGRIAEETLDKFEKAFGEKFVFEDRKLILKKSGFTFLNVRNQDVPTYVMHGAADLGVVGLDVLEEKEYDLIKLLDLELGKCKVAFGLRRGEKLNFDKSKITIATKHEKIAKKFFEQKAMAVEIIKLYGSIELAPLVGLCDCIVDIVETGETMKQNGLEVGPTIMESSAHLIANKNSFYAKKDLILDLKEKIEVHL encoded by the coding sequence ATGCTAACAATTGCATTGCCTAAGGGAAGAATTGCTGAGGAGACTCTTGATAAATTTGAAAAAGCTTTTGGTGAAAAGTTTGTTTTTGAAGATAGAAAATTAATACTAAAAAAAAGTGGTTTTACTTTTTTAAATGTTAGAAATCAAGATGTACCAACTTATGTAATGCACGGAGCAGCTGATTTAGGGGTTGTTGGACTTGATGTTTTAGAAGAAAAAGAGTACGACCTAATCAAACTTTTGGATTTAGAGTTAGGAAAATGTAAAGTTGCTTTTGGACTTAGACGTGGTGAAAAACTAAATTTTGACAAAAGTAAAATCACAATTGCTACAAAACATGAAAAAATTGCTAAAAAATTCTTTGAACAAAAAGCGATGGCAGTTGAAATTATCAAACTTTATGGTTCTATTGAACTAGCACCTTTAGTTGGACTTTGTGATTGTATTGTTGATATTGTTGAAACAGGTGAAACAATGAAACAAAATGGTCTTGAAGTAGGACCAACTATTATGGAAAGTAGTGCCCACTTAATTGCAAATAAAAACTCATTTTATGCTAAAAAAGATTTAATTTTAGATTTAAAAGAAAAAATAGAAGTGCATTTATAA
- a CDS encoding threonine/serine exporter family protein produces MDTLSYQDQTIITRGIIKAAVLMSEFGAESILIEQTAQRLGKALGVDSVEISLIPSAIVLTTLYNNQSVTTTRRVHHKPINMSIVCEIQKIVIDIEKYEHDIEYLDEILKNLKPNYYDRWLVVFMVGIACASFAYLQGSDINAFFITFLASSTAMFVRQELAKRKFVLIITFGVTAFVATMIASISQIAGVSATPNIALASSVLLLAPGFAFVNSFLDSLKGYLMMGWGRWMDGVLLTIATSIGIIIAMAILNMKGW; encoded by the coding sequence ATGGATACTTTAAGTTATCAAGACCAAACAATTATTACAAGAGGAATCATAAAAGCTGCTGTTTTAATGTCAGAATTTGGAGCAGAATCTATTTTGATTGAACAAACAGCTCAAAGATTAGGGAAAGCTTTAGGAGTTGATTCTGTCGAAATTTCTCTGATTCCATCAGCAATTGTTTTAACAACTTTATATAACAATCAATCAGTTACAACAACAAGAAGAGTTCATCATAAACCAATAAATATGTCTATTGTTTGTGAAATCCAAAAAATTGTTATTGATATAGAAAAATATGAACATGATATTGAATATCTTGATGAAATTTTAAAAAATTTAAAACCAAATTACTATGATAGATGGCTTGTAGTTTTTATGGTAGGAATTGCTTGTGCTTCTTTTGCTTATTTACAAGGAAGTGATATAAATGCATTTTTTATAACATTTTTAGCTTCAAGTACCGCAATGTTTGTAAGACAAGAGTTAGCAAAAAGAAAATTTGTTCTTATTATTACTTTTGGAGTTACAGCCTTTGTAGCGACTATGATTGCAAGTATTTCTCAAATAGCAGGAGTTAGTGCAACTCCAAATATAGCTTTAGCATCAAGTGTATTATTACTTGCTCCTGGATTTGCCTTTGTGAACTCATTTTTAGACTCTTTAAAAGGTTATTTGATGATGGGTTGGGGACGTTGGATGGATGGAGTGTTACTTACAATTGCAACTTCAATTGGAATTATTATAGCTATGGCTATTTTAAATATGAAAGGTTGGTAA
- a CDS encoding threonine/serine exporter family protein, which translates to MTELIFKMLIESIFASIASVGFAMVFNVPKHTLIYCAFGGAITYIARTMFLHVGLGIEISTFLASTFIGIVALKWSRKYLIPRPVYTVASIIPMIPGTYAFAAMISLVDMNSHGVTPELINIFIQNGLKAVSILGAISFGLALPSLYFMRLNRPII; encoded by the coding sequence ATGACAGAATTGATATTTAAAATGCTTATTGAATCTATATTTGCAAGTATTGCATCTGTTGGTTTTGCCATGGTTTTTAATGTTCCAAAACATACACTTATTTATTGTGCATTTGGTGGGGCAATTACATATATAGCTAGAACTATGTTTTTACACGTAGGTTTAGGAATAGAGATATCGACTTTTTTAGCTTCAACTTTTATAGGAATTGTTGCTCTTAAATGGTCAAGAAAATATCTTATTCCAAGACCTGTTTATACTGTTGCTTCAATTATTCCTATGATTCCTGGAACTTATGCTTTTGCAGCTATGATAAGTTTAGTTGATATGAATAGCCATGGGGTAACACCAGAATTAATAAATATTTTTATTCAAAATGGATTAAAAGCAGTCTCTATTTTGGGAGCTATTAGTTTTGGATTAGCATTACCCTCTTTATATTTTATGAGATTAAATAGACCAATTATTTAG
- a CDS encoding class I SAM-dependent DNA methyltransferase, with protein MGLDLYAKIEPYLDFEEEVYTLHKEFLRFVMVNDLNNIIDIGCGQGYFLENLKVNKKNYFGIDLSVEQIKVCQEKNLNAQAIALKDVKEKFDCATAIFDVLNYIPKNELKTFLKETNLVLNQGAYFIFDVNSYFGFDEIAQGCITIDVEDKFIAIDANFEDEKLQTDITLFEKQENGLFSKEQDSIIQEYHSKEFLTKALNETGFELVEIKEFNLHTQEIADKLIFICKKK; from the coding sequence ATGGGATTAGATTTATATGCAAAAATTGAACCTTATTTAGATTTTGAAGAAGAAGTTTATACTTTACATAAAGAGTTTTTACGATTTGTAATGGTAAATGACCTAAACAATATTATTGATATTGGTTGTGGTCAAGGATATTTTTTAGAAAATCTAAAAGTAAATAAAAAGAACTATTTTGGAATTGATTTAAGTGTAGAGCAAATCAAAGTTTGCCAAGAAAAAAACTTAAATGCTCAAGCAATTGCTCTAAAAGATGTAAAAGAAAAATTTGATTGTGCAACAGCAATATTTGATGTTCTAAATTATATTCCTAAAAATGAATTAAAAACATTTTTAAAAGAGACTAATCTTGTTTTAAATCAAGGTGCTTATTTTATTTTTGATGTAAACTCGTATTTTGGTTTTGATGAGATTGCTCAAGGGTGTATTACAATTGATGTTGAAGATAAATTTATAGCAATTGATGCAAACTTTGAAGATGAAAAACTTCAAACTGATATAACTTTATTTGAAAAACAAGAAAATGGTCTTTTTTCAAAAGAACAAGATTCAATAATACAAGAATACCATTCAAAAGAGTTTTTAACAAAAGCTCTTAATGAAACAGGATTTGAATTAGTAGAGATAAAAGAGTTTAATTTACATACCCAAGAGATAGCCGATAAACTAATTTTTATTTGTAAGAAAAAATAG
- a CDS encoding FmdE family protein, with product MTYPQFFDKIPTIILKDDLASFLGAFEDGIIEFSYLDLVKSAGHSCPTVLGAYLITSEGLKALFENEIPKRGEIIVEFKEKQNDGVAGVIGNVIMNITGATTTNGFKGINGKFDRNYLMKFEQDINGANVRFTRVDTQKSVDVFYNPNEIKPHEDMNFLMQKCMQGNATNEEKIEFGKLWQKRVEDISNNVNRVIKVNLL from the coding sequence ATGACTTACCCACAATTTTTTGACAAAATACCAACTATTATTTTAAAAGATGATTTAGCTTCGTTTTTAGGAGCATTTGAAGATGGAATTATTGAATTTTCATATTTAGACCTTGTAAAAAGTGCAGGGCATTCTTGTCCTACTGTTTTAGGTGCATATCTAATAACAAGTGAAGGTTTAAAAGCTTTATTTGAAAATGAAATCCCAAAACGTGGTGAGATTATTGTTGAATTTAAAGAAAAACAAAATGATGGAGTTGCTGGAGTAATTGGAAATGTAATTATGAATATTACAGGTGCAACTACAACAAATGGTTTTAAAGGAATAAACGGAAAATTTGATAGAAACTATTTGATGAAATTTGAACAAGATATAAATGGTGCAAATGTAAGATTTACAAGAGTTGATACTCAAAAATCAGTAGATGTTTTTTATAATCCAAATGAAATAAAACCACATGAAGATATGAATTTTTTAATGCAAAAGTGTATGCAAGGAAATGCAACAAATGAAGAAAAAATAGAGTTTGGAAAACTTTGGCAAAAAAGAGTTGAAGATATTTCAAATAACGTAAATAGAGTTATAAAAGTAAATCTTTTATAA
- a CDS encoding type III pantothenate kinase: MILCDIGNTTYHFLINGKHKKYFLDEKVPKFDDEIYFVSVNEKATKKLLKKNSHAKNINKFLKFSTAYQGLGIDRAVACSFQDNCVIVDAGSAITVDIMEEGVHKGGFILLGLQRFKKSYPKISKKLKFDFEKNINLDKIPLRTFDAIQYAMLKSIILPIKEVSLNKNIIFTGGDGEFLSKYFENSTYKKDLIFENMKRIIDANNCIA, encoded by the coding sequence TTGATTTTATGTGATATAGGAAATACAACTTATCATTTTTTGATAAATGGCAAACATAAAAAATATTTTTTAGATGAAAAAGTTCCAAAGTTTGATGATGAAATTTATTTTGTTTCCGTTAATGAAAAAGCTACAAAAAAGTTACTTAAAAAAAATTCTCATGCAAAAAATATAAATAAATTTTTGAAATTTTCTACTGCATATCAAGGGTTAGGAATAGATAGGGCAGTTGCTTGTAGCTTTCAAGATAATTGTGTAATTGTTGATGCAGGAAGTGCAATCACAGTTGATATTATGGAAGAGGGTGTTCATAAGGGTGGATTTATTCTATTGGGATTACAAAGATTTAAAAAAAGTTATCCAAAAATTTCAAAAAAATTAAAGTTTGATTTTGAAAAAAATATAAATTTAGATAAAATACCGCTTCGTACGTTTGATGCTATACAATATGCTATGCTAAAATCTATCATTTTACCAATCAAAGAAGTAAGTTTAAATAAAAATATAATATTTACTGGTGGAGATGGAGAATTTTTAAGTAAATATTTTGAAAATAGTACATATAAAAAAGATTTAATATTTGAGAATATGAAAAGGATAATTGATGCTAACAATTGCATTGCCTAA
- a CDS encoding menaquinone biosynthesis decarboxylase has product MKEAIELLKRNDLLRVIDDELDIYLEIPHIAYIEVKKEDSKALLFTNVVDTKNNKKFDIPVLMNVFCNEKAVKLFIGDGDKIGAEIEGLLKMKPPTTFSEKLSTFGKLFALKNTIPKKLKGKGECQQVIKLGSDAKLSDLPILTTWEQDGGPFITMGQVYTTSLNGELKNLGMYRLQVYDDQTLGMHWQIHKDSNHFFHEYKKAGKKMPVSIGIGGDPMYIWCGQAPLPIGIFELMLYGFVKNKNAELVKSITNDIYVPKDNDFIIEGFVDPSKLRIEGPFGDHTGYYTLEEEYPFMEVTAITSKKNPTYLATVVGKPPLEDKYMGHATERIFLPLLKTTAPDLVDYYMPENGVFHNLIIAKIKTLYPGHASQMMHAFWGVGQMSFVKHAIFVNEDAPELTSHEEITKYILNRINIDDMLVSKGVVDALDHSSPKFAVGGKLGLDCTGDEVTELGITLLDDVELLQKMQNISTEIKALKQYFKDTKNPICVISVEKTRNQKYLFEELKPLFEHIKILIIVDSAKNDVNNPYMLVWRVCNNIDSNRDLFIDENIMCLDATDKNAHDNFKRRWPDDVDCTKEVIESLRERKIIDVSDEFIKKFYL; this is encoded by the coding sequence ATGAAAGAAGCTATTGAATTATTGAAAAGAAATGATTTGTTAAGAGTTATTGATGATGAATTGGATATTTATTTAGAAATTCCACATATTGCTTACATAGAAGTAAAAAAAGAGGATTCTAAAGCTCTATTATTCACAAATGTTGTAGATACAAAGAACAATAAAAAATTTGATATTCCAGTATTGATGAATGTTTTTTGTAATGAAAAAGCAGTGAAACTTTTTATTGGAGATGGGGATAAAATTGGAGCTGAAATTGAAGGGCTTTTAAAAATGAAGCCACCAACAACTTTTAGCGAAAAGTTATCTACTTTTGGAAAATTATTTGCTCTAAAAAATACTATACCTAAAAAATTAAAAGGAAAAGGTGAGTGTCAACAAGTAATAAAGCTTGGAAGTGATGCAAAACTTTCTGATTTACCAATTCTTACAACTTGGGAACAAGATGGAGGTCCATTTATTACAATGGGGCAAGTGTACACAACTTCTTTAAATGGTGAATTAAAAAACCTTGGAATGTATAGACTTCAAGTTTATGATGACCAAACTTTAGGAATGCACTGGCAAATTCATAAAGACTCAAATCATTTCTTCCATGAGTATAAAAAAGCTGGTAAAAAGATGCCTGTAAGTATAGGAATTGGTGGAGATCCTATGTATATTTGGTGTGGACAAGCTCCTCTTCCAATTGGAATTTTTGAGCTTATGTTATATGGTTTTGTAAAAAATAAAAATGCTGAGCTTGTAAAGTCAATTACAAATGATATTTATGTTCCAAAAGATAATGATTTTATAATTGAAGGTTTTGTTGACCCATCAAAACTAAGAATTGAAGGACCATTTGGAGACCATACAGGTTATTACACACTAGAAGAAGAGTATCCATTTATGGAAGTTACTGCTATTACAAGTAAGAAAAATCCTACTTATCTTGCAACTGTTGTTGGAAAACCGCCACTTGAAGATAAATATATGGGGCATGCAACGGAGAGAATTTTTTTACCACTTTTAAAAACAACTGCTCCTGATTTAGTTGATTATTATATGCCTGAAAATGGAGTTTTTCATAATCTAATTATTGCAAAAATTAAAACACTTTATCCAGGACATGCAAGCCAGATGATGCATGCATTTTGGGGAGTAGGGCAAATGAGTTTTGTTAAACACGCTATTTTTGTAAATGAGGATGCACCTGAACTGACTTCTCATGAAGAGATTACAAAATATATTTTAAATAGAATAAATATTGATGATATGCTTGTATCAAAAGGTGTAGTTGATGCGCTTGACCACTCAAGCCCAAAATTTGCAGTTGGTGGAAAACTTGGACTTGATTGTACTGGTGATGAGGTTACTGAACTTGGAATTACTCTTTTAGATGATGTTGAATTGCTTCAAAAAATGCAAAATATTTCAACTGAAATAAAAGCTTTAAAACAATACTTCAAAGATACAAAAAATCCAATTTGTGTGATAAGTGTAGAAAAAACAAGAAATCAAAAATATCTTTTTGAAGAATTAAAACCATTATTTGAACATATTAAAATATTAATTATTGTTGATAGTGCAAAAAATGATGTGAATAATCCTTATATGCTTGTTTGGAGGGTTTGTAATAATATTGACTCAAATAGAGATTTATTTATTGACGAAAATATTATGTGTTTAGATGCAACAGATAAAAATGCACACGATAACTTTAAACGAAGATGGCCTGATGATGTTGATTGTACAAAAGAGGTTATTGAGTCATTAAGAGAAAGAAAAATTATTGATGTAAGTGATGAATTTATCAAAAAATTCTACTTATAA
- a CDS encoding cation diffusion facilitator family transporter, which yields MENCRFGLNDHKPYLEQKHHHHHHDHEEHEEHEHHHDEYHCSSHHHDEHHEHGHSHDHRGTDKKVLKWALSITLVTMFLEFFYGFMSNSLALISDAIHMFTHSFALIISLIAIIIASKKAPIAKTFGFYRTEVLAAFINGITIVLSIIWILYEAVMRFLNPQTIDIKTAMIVAIIGLIVNIITGVILMQGDKNNINLKSAFVHMLSDALSSVAIIIGYIVIHFTSWYFIDVILAVIVAIVIGKWAVDILKNSTNTLLESSPLDITMVKEFIEKNEKVIELHDIHIWEITQDMYNMTAHVKIDKKDLEHYEEILHQINHDLKEKFKIVHTTFQFEW from the coding sequence ATGGAAAATTGTAGATTTGGTCTGAATGACCATAAACCATATCTAGAACAAAAACATCATCATCACCATCATGACCATGAAGAACATGAAGAACATGAACATCATCATGATGAATACCATTGTTCAAGTCATCATCATGATGAACATCATGAACATGGACACTCTCATGACCATAGAGGAACAGATAAAAAAGTTTTAAAATGGGCTTTGAGTATTACTTTAGTTACGATGTTTTTAGAGTTTTTTTATGGATTTATGTCAAATTCTTTAGCTCTAATTTCAGATGCAATTCATATGTTTACTCACTCATTTGCATTGATTATTTCATTAATTGCAATAATAATAGCAAGTAAAAAAGCACCAATAGCTAAAACCTTCGGTTTTTATAGAACAGAAGTGCTAGCAGCTTTTATAAATGGAATAACAATAGTTTTATCAATTATTTGGATTTTATATGAAGCTGTGATGAGATTTTTAAATCCTCAAACAATAGATATAAAAACTGCAATGATAGTTGCAATTATTGGACTTATTGTAAATATTATCACAGGTGTTATTTTGATGCAAGGTGATAAAAACAATATCAATTTAAAATCAGCTTTTGTTCATATGTTAAGTGATGCTTTATCTTCAGTTGCAATTATTATTGGTTATATAGTAATTCATTTTACATCTTGGTATTTTATAGATGTTATCTTAGCTGTAATTGTTGCAATTGTTATTGGGAAATGGGCAGTTGATATTTTGAAAAACTCAACAAATACTTTGCTTGAAAGTTCTCCTTTAGATATAACAATGGTTAAAGAGTTTATAGAAAAAAATGAAAAAGTAATAGAGTTACACGATATTCATATTTGGGAAATTACACAAGATATGTATAATATGACTGCACATGTAAAAATAGACAAAAAAGATTTAGAGCATTACGAAGAGATTTTACATCAAATAAATCATGATTTAAAAGAGAAGTTTAAAATAGTTCATACAACTTTTCAGTTTGAGTGGTAA
- a CDS encoding MalY/PatB family protein — translation MLDNIEYNFDEEINRKNTNCAKYDGLKKYFGYEDLNPLWVADMDFKTPSFINDEIIKAASNSLYGYSVDTPKLYASIINWQKNEHNWEIKQQDIFMINGVVPAYSACIEAFSEIGDEVIVQTPIYPPLFKCVTANERKVVVNELKKDEFGYYTMDLEDLESKITPKTKILALCSPHNPVGRVWSKEELEKLANICIKHNIIIVSDEIHSDITFKKFTPLASISKEIANQTITLNSAGKTFNIAGLNCAYAISKNEELLNKFKKIAIKREIHSINFFGYVSTKAAYEKGSLFVKELKSYIMNNILFTKNYFEKNEIKIDFFVPEATYLLWLDFSKVELSHNEIKNILLTKCKIALNDGVSFGSNGNKYFRLNTALSQNALKIALEQLSKEFKL, via the coding sequence ATGCTTGATAATATTGAATACAATTTTGATGAAGAAATAAATAGAAAAAATACAAATTGTGCAAAATACGATGGTTTGAAAAAATATTTTGGATATGAAGACCTAAATCCACTTTGGGTTGCTGATATGGATTTTAAAACTCCCTCTTTTATAAATGATGAGATTATAAAAGCTGCTTCAAACTCATTGTATGGTTATAGTGTTGATACACCTAAACTTTATGCTTCAATTATAAACTGGCAAAAAAATGAACATAATTGGGAGATAAAACAACAAGATATTTTTATGATAAACGGTGTAGTTCCAGCTTATAGCGCTTGTATTGAAGCTTTTAGTGAAATCGGCGATGAAGTTATAGTTCAGACTCCGATTTATCCACCACTTTTTAAATGTGTTACAGCAAATGAAAGAAAAGTAGTTGTAAATGAACTAAAAAAAGATGAGTTTGGTTATTACACTATGGATTTAGAAGATTTAGAATCAAAAATCACCCCAAAAACAAAAATTCTAGCTCTTTGTTCTCCACACAATCCAGTTGGTCGAGTTTGGAGTAAAGAGGAACTTGAAAAATTAGCAAATATTTGTATAAAACACAATATCATAATAGTTTCAGATGAAATTCATAGTGATATCACATTCAAAAAATTCACTCCATTAGCTTCTATTTCAAAAGAGATAGCAAATCAAACAATAACTTTAAATAGTGCTGGAAAAACTTTTAATATTGCTGGACTTAATTGTGCTTATGCCATAAGTAAAAATGAAGAGCTTTTAAATAAATTTAAAAAAATTGCAATTAAAAGAGAGATTCATTCAATCAACTTTTTTGGATATGTTTCAACAAAAGCAGCTTATGAAAAAGGTTCACTTTTTGTAAAAGAGTTAAAAAGTTATATTATGAATAATATCTTATTTACAAAAAATTATTTTGAAAAAAATGAGATTAAAATTGATTTTTTTGTTCCTGAAGCAACCTATTTATTATGGCTTGATTTTTCAAAAGTAGAACTATCTCATAATGAAATAAAAAATATATTATTAACAAAATGCAAAATTGCTTTAAATGATGGTGTATCATTTGGTAGCAATGGAAATAAATATTTTAGATTAAATACTGCATTAAGTCAAAATGCCCTAAAAATAGCCTTAGAACAATTATCAAAAGAGTTTAAATTGTAA